The following coding sequences lie in one Halorarum halophilum genomic window:
- a CDS encoding alpha/beta fold hydrolase, with translation MPVVQCNGAGLYYEDLGDGRPIVFLHGMAAGLRYFEPQLTGLSDEHRTVAFDFRGQGRSEKTELGHTLAQHARDLRTVLERLDLDDVVVVGWSMGALVSWDYVDQFGTDRIRALVDVDMEPSPLQREGYDHGTYTVEGLRTALVGVQTDPVGLTEDHIDALLKDSPSRELRTMMLDEGTRTPPPIQAAMLLELLRDYRDVLPDVDVPTLVCAGADEKWRTVAAVRYAADLVPDARFERFEGSGHCPTVEEPERFNRVLTEFVNSL, from the coding sequence ATGCCGGTCGTACAGTGCAATGGCGCGGGACTCTACTACGAGGATCTCGGAGACGGGCGTCCGATCGTCTTCCTCCACGGGATGGCGGCGGGTCTCCGCTACTTCGAGCCGCAGCTGACGGGACTCTCGGACGAGCACCGGACGGTGGCGTTCGATTTCAGGGGACAGGGCCGTTCGGAGAAGACGGAGCTAGGGCACACGCTGGCCCAGCACGCTCGCGATCTGCGTACCGTCCTCGAACGGCTCGACCTCGACGACGTCGTCGTTGTCGGCTGGTCGATGGGTGCGCTCGTCTCCTGGGACTACGTCGACCAGTTCGGAACGGACCGCATCCGGGCGCTGGTGGACGTCGACATGGAGCCGTCGCCGTTGCAACGGGAGGGCTACGACCACGGCACCTACACGGTCGAGGGGCTCAGGACGGCCCTCGTCGGAGTCCAGACCGACCCCGTGGGTCTCACCGAGGACCACATCGATGCCCTGCTGAAGGACTCTCCGTCCCGGGAGCTACGAACGATGATGCTCGACGAGGGTACCCGGACCCCGCCGCCGATCCAGGCCGCGATGCTCCTCGAACTGCTCCGGGACTACCGGGACGTGCTCCCGGACGTCGACGTCCCGACACTGGTGTGTGCCGGGGCGGACGAGAAGTGGCGGACGGTCGCGGCCGTCCGGTACGCCGCCGACCTCGTTCCGGACGCCCGGTTCGAGCGCTTCGAGGGGAGCGGCCATTGCCCCACGGTCGAGGAACCCGAACGGTTCAATCGGGTGCTGACCGAGTTCGTGAACTCGCTGTAG
- a CDS encoding DUF460 domain-containing protein, whose amino-acid sequence MNARTSVLDSLVYGVDVQSGDIRGDAPSYALVTFDGETLERDVVSHRKLRRLIDAEGPALVATDNMYELAEDKDALVHFLRALPAETTLVQVTGAERPEPLSRVASRHGVPYGKDPMKEAEAAARLAAANVGYAVRAFADTTTVKVSRGRSTGKGGWSEDRFTRRIHGNVKRRAREVESTLKEAKLEYEMEVKEKYGGYGNAVFTVEAPPQDIPVSRNRSGDTRVEIEQERRDGVEFEPLAKRRDHVIVGIDPGTTTAAAILDLDGNVLDTLSTRTADTAEVIEWLVERGRPVVVAADVHPMPETVEKFRRSFDAAGWAPDRDLPVDDKLQRTEDVAYENDHERDALAAALYAFDAHEDQFERITRKTPAGVERGEVIARVVAGGLSVEAALRKLTDEPEENEEESGHEPRELTEEEKRIRDLEARVDRLQDHADDLKDDLDAKDDEIEEMEAELTDARREERREARRDREVTRLRRENDRLERERDEAREEAEELEGKLDRLKALWKLDHDNFADVAEGRDLVPVKVVEQFTKSAIEHAQESFGLAAGDVVLLRDASGAGRATAELLAETEPRAVLRTGGLSDVADEVLFEHEIPVGPADDVGTQEVDELAVARESDVEALIDDWHDRAVERERQQTVDMVDEIISEHRASGVE is encoded by the coding sequence GTGAACGCCCGGACGAGCGTGCTCGACTCCCTCGTCTACGGAGTCGACGTGCAGAGCGGTGACATCCGGGGCGACGCGCCCTCCTACGCCCTGGTCACCTTCGACGGTGAAACGCTGGAACGCGACGTGGTGAGCCACCGGAAGCTCCGCCGGCTCATCGACGCCGAGGGGCCGGCGCTGGTCGCGACCGACAACATGTACGAACTGGCCGAGGACAAGGACGCCCTCGTCCACTTCCTCCGCGCGCTCCCCGCCGAGACGACACTCGTGCAGGTGACCGGCGCCGAGCGGCCCGAACCCCTCTCGCGGGTCGCGTCCCGCCACGGCGTCCCGTACGGCAAGGACCCGATGAAAGAGGCCGAGGCAGCGGCGCGGCTCGCGGCCGCGAACGTCGGCTACGCGGTGCGCGCGTTCGCCGACACGACGACCGTCAAGGTCTCGCGCGGCCGGTCGACCGGAAAGGGCGGGTGGAGCGAGGACCGGTTCACCCGCCGCATCCACGGTAACGTGAAGCGGCGCGCCCGCGAGGTCGAATCCACGCTCAAGGAGGCGAAACTGGAGTACGAGATGGAGGTGAAGGAGAAGTACGGCGGCTACGGCAACGCCGTCTTCACCGTCGAGGCACCCCCGCAGGACATCCCCGTCTCGCGCAACCGCTCGGGCGACACCCGGGTCGAGATCGAGCAGGAGCGCCGCGACGGCGTGGAGTTCGAGCCGCTGGCCAAGCGCCGGGACCACGTCATCGTCGGCATCGACCCCGGGACGACGACCGCGGCCGCCATCCTCGACCTCGACGGCAACGTGCTCGACACCCTCTCGACCAGGACCGCCGACACGGCGGAGGTCATCGAGTGGCTCGTCGAGCGCGGCCGGCCCGTCGTCGTCGCCGCCGACGTGCACCCGATGCCCGAGACGGTCGAGAAGTTCCGGCGCTCGTTCGACGCCGCCGGCTGGGCGCCCGACCGCGACCTGCCGGTGGACGACAAGCTCCAGCGGACCGAGGACGTCGCCTACGAGAACGACCACGAGCGGGACGCGCTCGCCGCGGCGCTGTACGCGTTCGACGCCCACGAGGACCAGTTCGAGCGCATCACGCGCAAGACGCCCGCCGGGGTGGAGCGCGGCGAGGTCATCGCCCGCGTCGTCGCCGGCGGGCTGTCGGTGGAGGCCGCGCTCCGGAAGCTCACCGACGAGCCGGAGGAGAACGAGGAGGAGTCGGGCCACGAGCCGCGCGAACTCACCGAGGAGGAGAAGCGCATCCGCGACCTCGAGGCCCGAGTCGACCGCCTCCAGGACCACGCGGACGACCTGAAGGACGACCTCGACGCGAAGGACGACGAGATCGAGGAGATGGAGGCCGAACTCACCGACGCCAGGCGCGAGGAGCGACGCGAGGCTCGGCGGGACCGCGAGGTGACGCGCCTCCGTCGCGAGAACGACCGGCTGGAGCGCGAGCGCGACGAGGCCAGGGAGGAGGCCGAGGAGCTGGAGGGGAAACTCGACCGACTGAAGGCGCTCTGGAAGCTCGACCACGACAACTTCGCGGACGTGGCCGAGGGCCGCGACCTCGTCCCGGTGAAGGTGGTCGAGCAGTTCACCAAGTCCGCCATCGAGCACGCGCAGGAGTCGTTCGGGCTCGCCGCGGGCGACGTGGTCCTCCTCCGCGACGCCTCGGGTGCCGGCCGCGCGACCGCGGAACTGCTCGCCGAAACCGAGCCCAGGGCGGTGCTCCGGACCGGCGGGCTCTCGGACGTCGCCGACGAGGTGCTGTTCGAGCACGAGATCCCGGTCGGGCCGGCCGACGACGTGGGGACCCAGGAGGTGGACGAACTGGCCGTCGCCCGCGAGAGCGACGTCGAGGCGCTGATCGACGACTGGCACGACCGGGCGGTAGAGCGCGAGCGCCAGCAGACCGTCGACATGGTCGACGAGATCATCTCCGAGCATCGGGCGAGCGGGGTCGAGTGA
- a CDS encoding AAA family ATPase yields MDGPLWTETHAPDLADLPQPEVRERLARAVDEPMNLVVQGPPGVGKTAAVRALARETHEDADNDLIEINVADFFDRTKKEIRTDPRFEPFLQGRSRMAKRDMINRVLKESAANAPMSGRYKTVLLDNAEAIREDFQQALRRVMERYHRTTQFVITTRQPSKLIPPIRSRCFPVPMRVPTTDETIGVLADVCEAESVEYDDDGLEYVASAADGDLRKAVLSAQATAVEHDEVTMQGAYETLNEIGTDEEVLSALDAAREGDLKGARSTLDDLLSDEGFEGNDLLRELCRVARSKSDASPDAVARLHALAGEVDLDLSDGLDDRLHLTHLLAAWGAGRRTTEQPLRGEA; encoded by the coding sequence ATGGACGGCCCGCTGTGGACCGAGACGCACGCCCCCGACCTCGCGGACCTCCCCCAGCCGGAGGTGCGCGAGCGGCTCGCCCGCGCGGTCGACGAGCCGATGAACCTCGTCGTGCAGGGCCCGCCCGGCGTCGGCAAGACCGCCGCGGTGCGGGCGCTCGCCCGCGAGACGCACGAGGACGCGGACAACGACCTGATCGAGATCAACGTCGCCGACTTCTTCGACCGCACGAAGAAGGAGATCCGCACCGACCCGCGCTTCGAGCCGTTCCTCCAGGGTCGGAGCCGCATGGCGAAACGCGACATGATCAACCGCGTGCTGAAGGAGTCGGCCGCCAACGCGCCGATGTCCGGCCGGTACAAGACGGTGCTCCTGGACAACGCCGAGGCGATCCGCGAGGACTTCCAGCAGGCGCTCCGGCGCGTGATGGAGCGGTACCACCGCACGACCCAGTTCGTCATCACGACGCGCCAGCCCTCGAAGCTCATCCCGCCGATCCGGTCGCGCTGCTTCCCCGTCCCGATGCGAGTGCCCACGACCGACGAGACGATCGGCGTCCTCGCGGACGTCTGCGAGGCCGAGTCGGTCGAGTACGACGACGACGGGCTGGAGTACGTCGCCAGCGCGGCCGACGGCGACCTCCGGAAGGCGGTGCTGTCGGCCCAGGCCACCGCCGTCGAGCACGACGAGGTGACGATGCAGGGCGCCTACGAGACGCTGAACGAGATCGGCACCGACGAGGAGGTGCTCTCGGCGCTGGATGCCGCCCGGGAGGGCGACCTGAAGGGGGCCCGGAGCACCCTCGACGACCTGCTCTCGGACGAGGGGTTCGAGGGGAACGACCTCCTCCGCGAACTGTGCCGCGTCGCCCGGTCGAAGTCCGACGCGTCGCCCGACGCCGTCGCGCGTCTCCACGCGCTCGCCGGCGAGGTCGACCTCGACCTCTCCGACGGCCTCGACGACCGCCTCCACCTCACCCACCTGCTCGCGGCGTGGGGTGCGGGTCGCCGGACGACCGAGCAACCGCTCCGCGGCGAGGCATGA
- a CDS encoding DUF7542 family protein: MTERKATVTCPTCGLEESFGTLAAARSRIEEHREGTGHDPLWELSRLASGVERAGNEAGVCGRLDP; this comes from the coding sequence ATGACGGAACGCAAGGCGACCGTCACCTGTCCGACCTGCGGGCTCGAGGAGTCGTTCGGGACGCTCGCGGCGGCCCGGTCCCGCATCGAGGAGCATCGGGAGGGGACCGGCCACGACCCCCTGTGGGAGCTGAGCCGGCTCGCATCGGGGGTCGAACGCGCCGGCAACGAGGCCGGCGTCTGCGGGCGTCTCGACCCGTGA
- the ilvA gene encoding threonine ammonia-lyase, translating to MTDAVDITAIRAARERFDPDIVRETPVERSRSLSERAGADVRLKMEHLQRTGSFKTRGASNKLSRVAEAGEAERVVAASAGNHAQGVALAAAHEGIPATIVMPRNAPQMKVNATRGYGAEVVLHGGEFQEALARAEELAEEPGSLFVHAYDDPDIVAGQGTLGLEIAEQVPDVDTVVVPIGGGGLISGVATALAAVAPEVRVVGVQAEEAATVPQSLDKGEPVGIAETRTIADGIATGAISGLTYDHIEAHVDEVVTVSDDEISDAILTLLQRAKQLVEGAGATSVAGMLSPDVDVAGETVVPLLGGGNIDMSLLQTVLTHAMTDREQLLHLRVRIDDEPGEMASLSDRIAAQGANIRHVRHDRAVDDLRVGEAYLVFRVVTSGREHANQVLSAVREGGYEVERVN from the coding sequence ATGACCGACGCCGTCGATATCACCGCCATCCGGGCGGCGCGCGAACGGTTCGACCCCGACATCGTCCGCGAGACGCCCGTCGAGCGCTCGCGCTCGCTCTCCGAGCGCGCCGGCGCGGACGTGCGCCTCAAGATGGAGCACCTCCAGCGAACCGGCTCGTTCAAGACCCGCGGCGCCTCGAACAAGCTCTCCCGGGTCGCCGAGGCCGGCGAGGCCGAGCGCGTCGTCGCCGCCAGCGCGGGCAACCACGCCCAGGGCGTCGCGCTCGCGGCCGCCCACGAGGGCATCCCCGCGACGATCGTCATGCCGCGGAACGCCCCGCAGATGAAGGTGAACGCCACACGGGGCTACGGCGCGGAGGTCGTCCTCCACGGCGGGGAGTTCCAGGAGGCGCTCGCGCGCGCCGAGGAACTGGCCGAGGAGCCGGGGAGCCTCTTCGTCCACGCCTACGACGACCCGGACATCGTCGCCGGCCAGGGAACCCTCGGGCTCGAGATCGCCGAGCAGGTGCCCGACGTGGACACCGTGGTCGTCCCCATCGGCGGCGGCGGGCTCATCTCCGGCGTCGCAACTGCGCTGGCCGCCGTCGCGCCCGAGGTCCGCGTCGTCGGGGTGCAAGCCGAGGAGGCCGCCACGGTCCCGCAGAGCCTCGACAAGGGTGAACCGGTCGGGATCGCGGAGACGCGAACCATCGCGGACGGCATCGCAACAGGCGCCATCTCCGGGCTCACCTACGACCACATCGAGGCGCACGTCGACGAGGTCGTCACCGTCAGCGACGACGAGATTTCCGACGCCATCCTCACGCTGCTCCAGCGCGCGAAACAGCTCGTCGAGGGCGCCGGCGCCACCTCCGTCGCGGGGATGCTCTCGCCGGACGTGGATGTGGCGGGCGAGACGGTCGTCCCGCTGCTCGGCGGCGGCAACATCGACATGTCGCTGCTGCAGACGGTGCTCACCCACGCGATGACCGACCGCGAGCAGCTCCTCCACCTGCGGGTCCGCATCGACGACGAGCCGGGTGAGATGGCGAGCCTCTCGGACCGCATCGCCGCGCAGGGTGCCAACATTCGCCACGTCCGGCACGACCGCGCGGTCGACGACCTCCGCGTCGGCGAGGCGTACCTCGTCTTCCGCGTCGTCACCAGCGGCCGCGAGCACGCGAACCAGGTGCTCTCGGCCGTGCGCGAGGGGGGCTACGAGGTCGAGCGAGTGAACTGA
- a CDS encoding DEAD/DEAH box helicase has translation MKVADAIPEFADAFGFEEFNRMQREALPGLLESDENVVAAAPTASGKTALAELAICETLREGGTALFIAPLRALTNEKEAEWDRFESLGYSVYVVTGERDLNPRRAERADILVMTPEKADSATRKHESARYGFVTDVDCCVIDEVHLLDSEKRGAVLEVTISRLRRLCDPRIIALSATMPNVEDVAEWLDAPPETTFEFGDEYRPVDLETGVKTYTHGDNTFADKYRRLYRALDLAEPHIRDDGQSLVFVSSRQDTVMAAKKARDEVAERDVPMGARGDYDFHTEAKDLNNDTLRQSVPDGVAFHHAGLSKNDRDKVEEWFKQGKIQLLFSTSTLAWGVNLPARCVVIRDTKHHDPLEGEVDISELDVLQMLGRAGRPGYDDVGYGWVVCDRADADKYRRLLREGKDIESRLAAEVDSHLNAEIALGTITGLDDVMDWLETTFYYVRARSKPDEYGFEGIRDRVRDTLDSLVTRGFVETDESLAVAGTALGRLTSKYYMRLDTAERFRELARQETIDEAGILRAVAGAREFDSVSARSSERDAVDRVLSDVSTDLEGGNRKVLAILRAAVEGTTPSDLRSDAWVIRQNALRLLAALGEFLDEFAGPRAANLAARVEARVEHGVPADAVGLTAVEGVGSSRAENLAAGGITSPADVVDAGVSELTNAGLSEGVAERVVRQAKALPRAVVEWGSFPDSIGVGENDMREVTVRNVGGGARAGIRVTANGVEMHEKSLYLGDETTVPVGVFGPPGEAEIEYRIEVVYPELPLLPEADARTVSID, from the coding sequence ATGAAGGTCGCAGACGCCATCCCCGAGTTCGCCGACGCCTTCGGCTTCGAGGAGTTCAACCGGATGCAGCGGGAGGCGCTGCCCGGCCTGCTCGAGTCCGACGAGAACGTCGTCGCCGCCGCGCCCACCGCCTCGGGCAAGACCGCCCTCGCCGAACTCGCCATCTGCGAGACGCTGCGCGAGGGCGGGACGGCCCTCTTCATCGCCCCCCTCCGCGCGCTGACCAACGAGAAGGAGGCCGAGTGGGACCGCTTCGAGTCGCTCGGCTACTCCGTCTACGTCGTCACCGGCGAGCGGGACCTCAACCCCCGGCGCGCCGAGCGCGCGGACATCCTCGTGATGACGCCCGAGAAGGCCGACTCCGCGACGCGAAAGCACGAGTCGGCTCGCTACGGCTTCGTCACCGACGTGGACTGTTGCGTCATCGACGAGGTCCACCTGCTCGACTCGGAGAAGCGCGGCGCCGTCCTCGAGGTCACCATATCCCGGCTGCGCCGGCTGTGTGACCCCCGGATCATCGCCCTCTCGGCGACGATGCCGAACGTCGAGGACGTCGCCGAGTGGCTCGACGCGCCGCCCGAGACCACGTTCGAGTTCGGCGACGAGTACCGCCCGGTCGACCTCGAAACCGGCGTCAAGACGTACACCCACGGCGACAACACGTTCGCCGACAAGTACCGCCGCCTGTACCGCGCCCTTGACCTCGCGGAGCCGCACATCCGCGACGACGGCCAGTCGCTCGTCTTCGTCTCCTCCCGGCAGGACACCGTCATGGCCGCGAAGAAGGCCCGCGACGAGGTGGCCGAGCGGGACGTGCCGATGGGCGCCCGCGGCGACTACGACTTCCACACCGAGGCGAAGGACCTCAACAACGACACGCTCCGCCAGTCCGTCCCGGACGGCGTCGCGTTCCACCACGCCGGGCTCTCGAAGAACGACCGCGACAAGGTGGAGGAGTGGTTCAAACAGGGGAAGATCCAGCTCCTCTTCTCCACCTCGACGCTCGCCTGGGGCGTGAACCTCCCGGCCCGCTGCGTCGTCATCCGCGACACGAAACACCACGACCCATTGGAGGGCGAGGTGGACATCTCGGAACTCGACGTGCTCCAGATGCTCGGCCGCGCCGGCCGGCCCGGCTACGACGACGTCGGCTACGGCTGGGTCGTCTGCGACCGCGCGGACGCGGACAAGTACCGGCGCCTCCTGCGGGAGGGGAAGGACATCGAGTCGCGGCTCGCCGCCGAGGTGGACTCGCACCTGAACGCCGAGATCGCGCTCGGCACCATCACCGGCCTCGACGACGTGATGGACTGGCTGGAGACGACGTTCTACTACGTCCGCGCCCGGTCGAAGCCCGACGAGTACGGCTTCGAGGGCATCCGCGACCGCGTGCGCGACACGCTCGACTCGCTCGTCACGCGGGGGTTCGTCGAGACCGACGAGTCGCTCGCGGTCGCCGGCACGGCGCTCGGGCGCCTCACCTCGAAGTACTACATGCGCCTCGACACCGCCGAGCGGTTCCGCGAGTTGGCCCGGCAGGAGACCATCGACGAGGCCGGGATCCTCCGGGCCGTCGCCGGCGCCCGCGAGTTCGACTCCGTGTCCGCGCGCTCGTCCGAGCGGGACGCCGTGGACCGCGTGCTCTCGGACGTCTCGACAGACCTGGAGGGTGGGAACCGCAAGGTGCTGGCCATCCTCCGGGCCGCCGTCGAGGGAACCACGCCCTCGGACCTCCGCTCGGACGCCTGGGTCATCCGACAAAACGCGCTCCGCCTGCTGGCCGCGCTCGGCGAGTTCCTCGACGAGTTCGCCGGCCCGCGCGCCGCGAACCTCGCAGCCCGCGTCGAGGCCAGGGTCGAGCACGGCGTCCCCGCGGACGCGGTCGGGCTGACGGCCGTCGAGGGCGTCGGTTCGAGCCGCGCGGAGAACCTCGCCGCGGGCGGCATCACCTCCCCCGCGGACGTCGTCGACGCCGGCGTGTCGGAACTCACGAACGCCGGCCTCTCGGAGGGCGTCGCCGAACGCGTGGTCCGGCAGGCGAAGGCGCTCCCCCGGGCCGTGGTGGAGTGGGGCTCCTTCCCCGACTCGATCGGCGTCGGCGAGAACGACATGCGCGAGGTGACCGTGCGCAACGTCGGCGGCGGCGCCCGCGCGGGGATCCGGGTGACCGCGAACGGCGTGGAGATGCACGAGAAGTCGCTGTACCTCGGCGACGAGACGACCGTGCCGGTGGGCGTGTTCGGCCCGCCCGGCGAGGCGGAGATCGAGTACCGGATCGAGGTCGTCTACCCCGAACTGCCGCTGCTGCCCGAGGCCGACGCCCGGACCGTCTCGATCGACTGA
- the rnz gene encoding ribonuclease Z, with product MTLRVTFLGTSGAVPTVERAPSAIHVNCEGEELLFDCGEGTQRQMMRYGTGFGLSHVFLTHLHGDHILGLPGLVQSLDFNDREEALAIHGPPGSKRTIRQLVHAGGHDPNFPIRIDEVRPGNVALAREEYQVRTFETDHRTTSMGFVLAEADRKGRFDREKAEEELNIPPGPAYGKLHGGEPVELDDGTVVRPEEVVGPPRPGRTVVYTGDTRPVEATVEAAADADLLVHDATFAGDDADRARQTAHSTAVEAAEIARRAGAKRLALTHISSRYAARAGLLESEAKEVFAESGFDGQVFVPDDGDEVEVPFPDADG from the coding sequence ATGACGCTGCGGGTGACCTTCCTCGGGACGAGCGGCGCGGTACCGACGGTCGAGCGCGCCCCCAGCGCGATCCACGTCAACTGCGAGGGCGAGGAGCTCCTGTTCGACTGCGGGGAGGGCACCCAGCGGCAGATGATGCGGTACGGCACCGGATTCGGCCTCTCGCACGTCTTCCTCACGCACCTCCACGGCGATCACATCCTCGGGCTGCCGGGGCTCGTCCAGAGCCTCGACTTCAACGACCGCGAGGAGGCGCTCGCCATCCACGGCCCGCCGGGGTCGAAGCGGACCATCCGCCAGCTCGTCCACGCCGGCGGTCACGACCCGAACTTCCCGATCCGGATCGACGAGGTCCGCCCGGGGAACGTCGCGCTCGCCCGCGAGGAGTACCAGGTCCGGACGTTCGAGACCGACCACCGGACGACCTCGATGGGGTTCGTGCTCGCCGAGGCGGACCGGAAGGGCCGCTTCGACCGCGAGAAGGCCGAGGAGGAGCTGAACATCCCGCCCGGCCCGGCCTACGGGAAGCTCCACGGCGGCGAGCCCGTCGAACTGGACGACGGCACGGTCGTCCGGCCCGAGGAGGTCGTGGGACCGCCCCGACCCGGTCGAACCGTCGTCTACACCGGCGACACCCGTCCGGTCGAGGCGACCGTCGAGGCCGCCGCCGACGCCGACCTGCTGGTCCACGACGCGACGTTCGCGGGCGACGACGCTGACCGCGCCCGCCAGACGGCCCACTCGACGGCCGTCGAGGCCGCCGAGATCGCCCGGCGGGCCGGCGCGAAACGGCTGGCCCTGACGCACATCTCCTCGCGGTACGCGGCCCGCGCGGGGCTTCTGGAGTCCGAGGCGAAGGAGGTGTTCGCGGAGTCGGGATTCGACGGTCAGGTGTTCGTCCCCGACGACGGCGACGAGGTGGAGGTGCCGTTCCCCGACGCGGACGGCTGA